CGACAGGTTGCAAGCGACAACTCATCACTCATCACTCATCACTCATCACCCACACTACCTGTAACCTGTAACCTGTAACCTGCAGCCATATGATCATTTTTCCCAATTCTCGTGAAATTTTTTTTCAAGTGAGGGGGTATATTGGTGATTTTCCGGAACTAATATACATAAGCCGAAAGCTGCATAAACTGCGAATTTGTCAAATTATCATTATCTTTACCCAATAAATAGGAAACATGGAAAAACGATGGGTCATAAAGCAACCTGGAGACGAGCGCATTGTGGGGGAATTGGCCCAAGTTCTGAATATTGATCCTCAACTTGCAAATTTGCTGGTTCAACGTGGAATTCATAATTTTAAGGAAGCAAAAGATTATTTCCGTCCGGATCTCAACGACCTGCATGATCCTTTCCTGATGAAAGACATGGACAAGGCTGTCCAACGCATCAGGAAAGCCATAGACAACAATGAAAAGATACTTGTTTACGGAGATTATGATGTTGACGGTACTACAGCAGTAGCACTTATATATACTTTTTTCCACTCATTTTATACTAATCTGGATTTTTACATACCCGATCGTTATGCCGAAGGATACGGGATTTCGTATAAAGGCATTGATTATGCGGTGGAAAACAATTTTAGTCTTGTTATAGTCCTTGATTGCGGAATTAAAGCCATTGATAAGATTAAATATGCGAAGGACAGGAATTTGGATTTTATAATATGCGATCATCACCGACCAGGTGATGAAATTCCAGATGCATATGCTGTTTTGGATCCTAAACGTTCTGATTGTTCATATCCCTACAAGGAGTTATCAGGGTGCGGGGTAGGATTTAAGTTAATACAAGCTTACTCCATTGAATACAGATTACCAAAAGAGAAACTTGATTCTTTTCTTGATCTGGTTGTTGTTAGCATCGCTGCGGATATTGTCCCTATCACCGGTGAAAACAGGATTTTAGCTTATTATGGGTTGAAGCTTATCAATCGTAAACCCAGGCCGGGTTTTGAGGCGATTTTACATTGTGGTGGAATCGATCGTGAAGAAGCTTCCACAGGGCCTTACCTGTTTAACCGCGAGATAACAATCAGCGATATTGTTTTTCTTGTCGGCCCAAGGATCAATGCTGCCGGTAGAATAGAAAATGCTAATAACTCCGTAGAACTGCTTATCACATCGAACCGTAAATATGCCGAACAACTGGCCGATCAGATCAACAACCTTAATATAGAGAGAAAAAGCCTGGACCTTTCTGCAACACAAGAAGCTCTAGAGTTCATACAAAATGATGAGCATCTTAAAAACTGTAAAAGCACAGTGGTTTTTAATCCCAATTGGCATAAAGGTGTAATTGGAATAGTAGCATCCAGGCTCACAGAGTATTATTACCGCCCCACCATCGTTCTCACCCAATCCAATGGTTTTATTACAGGTTCGGCCAGATCTATTAAAGACTTTGATATTTATGATGCTGTTGATTATTGCAGTGATCTTCTGGAACATTTCGGAGGCCATAAATACGCAGCAGGGCTTTCTTTAAGACCTGAAAAGTTACCGGCTTTTAAAGAGAAATTTGAGGAATATGTAAAGAGTCATACCCACGAGGAAATGCTAATACCTGAAATTGAAATTGATACTGTAATCCAACTAAATGAGATAAATACCCGCTTTTATAAAATTCTTAAACAACTTGCACCTTTCGGGCCCGGTAACATGGCGCCCATTTTTCAAACAGATGGAGTAAGGGACACAGGAAACGCCAGAAAAGTCGGGAAAAACCATCTGAAACTTGAAGTTTTCCACCCAGATATTTCTGTATATCCTGTTCCTGCCATAGCTTTTCAGCAAGGACATTTACTGGAAAAAATACACACAGAAAAATCCTTTAGCATCTGCTACCATCTTGAAGAAAATGAATGGAACGGTAAAAAAACCCTCCAGCTAAACATCAAGGATATAAAATTTCCAGAATAACAATAAATGAGCATCGGGAATGATTAATATCAAGTTACCTTCTCTATGGTTGCAGGCTGCATGTTACAGGTTGCAGGTCGCAGGATAACTGGCAGTTAAAATGACGACTTATTACATTGTAACCTGGATCCTGCAACCTGTAACTTTTATTATGCTTACTCTATTCACTTATTATTCCTTTATGCTTTTGATTTTCATTGAATAAAAAATCAAAACTGCGCCAAAAAATAAGGCAACAATCCCTACAATAACTGTAAATGCTTTCACTGCAGTAAAGGGATTAAAGAAAATCAATATTCCAAATACAAGAGTAATCAGGCCATTAATAAGCAACCCAGTCTTTCCTGTCAGTTCATCCTTTATACTAAAAAATAATGTTAATTGCAGGATACCCAGAATAATAGCCCAGATCCCTATAAGTATCACAAATAGCATCAGGGTTTGCTTGGTAAATATCATGATTATCAAACCGATAACGATTGATATTACTGCTTCCGTAAATAGTAAAGTGGATGGTTTTCCCTTTCTTTGATTCATTATACCCCCGATAAGAAGGATCACACCTGCAATCAAGACAATGAGGCCAAAATACTTGGCTATTGTCATAATAGTACTATTTGGGAGTATTATGGCAAAAATACCAAATATCAATGCTATGACACCATTAAGGGTCATTAGCCACCAGTTTTTCGTAAATTCTTTAAGCATGGTTACAATTCAATTATGGTTCTTAAAATCAGGTAAATTCCAAAGATCACAAGTCCAATACCTGCAATGCGGTTTATCCAGTGGACAAATCCACGTGTAAGATAATGTTTTATTTTATAAGAACCAAAACATTTAAGCATATCGGTTATAAGGACGGTCATAAGTGTGCCTGTAAAAAATAAGACAAGGGATTGCACATCGCCTGAATAATTTGCCGTAACACCAACGACAACACCCATCCAGAAAATCCATACGAACGGATTTGCGATATTCAGAAAAAAACCTTTAAGGATATAGGTAAGAGCACCGGGTTTGCTTGTATTATCATTATTCTCTGTATTTGATAACTGTACCTTCCTGGAATAGGTTACAATGCCGAAGACAATAAGTACTATTCCGCTGACAATACCGAACAGGCTTTCCTGACTATTAATAATTTGTATGGCACCAAGAAAGCATAGACCAACCAGTGCTACATCGCTTAAAAATATCCCGAACGCAAGCTGAAATCCAGGCCACAAGCCTCTATGGATGCTGGTTTGTATCAAAGCAAACAATGCCGGTCCAAATCCAAAAAAAATGGCCAGGGTAATTCCCAATATTACACCTTCCCAAACGGGGTCCATAGTTTTATCTACTAATGTTTATTCTCTTTAATAAATTCTTCCCATTCTTCAATTTGCCTCTTCTTCAAAACTCTGGGGAATTTATTTGCCCCACCTTCTTTACCATGAGTTTTCATCCATTTTGAAAAAACAGCAACTGGGAGTATTTCCACGAAAACGTCTTTGATTGCGGCGATTCTTTCCACACGGTAATCATCATTGAGTATTTTAAGGTATTCATCAATCTTTAGTCTCACCTGATCCGGATCAATCTTATCATCTGTTCCAAGATACCATTTGTGGGCAAACATAGAATCATGCCTTATCCCTGTAACTGTCCATTCCCTGATCTCAATATTAAAATCTTCCTGCAGCATACTTATTGCCCTGTTCATATTATCCTGGGAAAGGTGTTCTCCGCAGATACTTAAAAAATGCTTGGTTCTTCCAGTAATAACAATTTCATGCCGGCTTTTGGAAGTAAATTTAACGGTATCTCCTATCAGGTATCGCCAGGCACCTGAACAGGTAGACAATAACAATGCATATTCTTTTCCTTCTTCAATTTCTTTTAAGGTGAGAGTTTGAGGTTTTTCAACCATGTTGCCTTCTTCATCAAAGTTATCGTCAGTAAAAGGCACGAACTCATAAAAGAGTCCATTATCAAGCACTAATTGCATTGCCCTTACATAAGGATTGCTTTGAAATGCGATATATCCTTCCGAAGCAAGATAGGATTCGTTATAAATTACAGGTTTTGAAAAAAGTTTTGCAAAGCTCTTTTCATAAGGCTCAAAAGCCACTCCACTGTGCACGTACACAGATAAGTTTGGCCAAATATCATGAATGGTATTAACCTTATAATGAGCAATTATCTTTTCCAAGATAATCTGAATCCAGGCAGGAACACCCACAATAACCCCAATATCCCAATCTCCAGCATTTTTAATTATTTCTTCCAGTTTTGTTTCCCAGTCACGTTCCCTTGAGATCCTTTTTCCTGGCTTATAAAAGTGCTGGAACCAAAAGGGCAGGTTACCCGCGGAAATACCTGACAAATCCCCTTCATAGTAAGTGCCATTATATTGCAGATGGGTGCTTCCGCCAATCATCAGGAAGCCTTTTTCATAAAAATCCAGTGGAAAATCGTATTTGACCATGGAAACCAGTTGCCTGATACTGGTTCTTCGTATTGCCCGGATCATATCGCCTGTTACAGGAATATGTTTACTTGACGCTTCAGAGGTACCCGATGTAAGAGCGAAATATTTTACCCGTCCAGGCCAGGTTACAAACCCTTCCCCATTTAGGGCCCGATACCACCATTGCTGGAACATAGACTGATAATCGTGAGTAGGTACTCTTTTCCTGAATGCTGTAATAATATCAGGTTCACGAAGTATCTCGTGAAACTTGTATTTCTCTCCAAAAGCGGTAATTTCTCCCTTTTTTAAAAGCTTTCTGAGAACCTTTTCCTGTGCAGCATGGCCTTCAAACCGATGCTTTTTCCCTATTGGAATGTTGCTAAGAGTATAAGCCTGCTTTATGATAGAACCCAGAATTGCCATAATTATTTATACTTTAGATGGGCTAAAATTAACACATTTTTACGATAAACCTTAAACAGACAATTGCTGTTATGAAGCGAATGTTTTATAAAATATTGATAATCTTTGTTTTCATTATTACTTTTACTATTTTGGGCCTGATTACCTTTCTGTTCTATATCCAAATTAACGATTATAAACCTGTTGCAAGAGATTTGCTTCCCATTTATGGTGGAACGGTTGAAAAAGTTTACCCATCCGATACCCTTAGGCTTATTTCCTGGAATATTGGATATGCAGGATTGGGCAAATCAATGGATTTTTTCTATGATGGCGGAAAAAAAGTAATCACAAAAAAAGCTGACTACGAGGAGAACCTTGAGGGGATAAAAGACTTTTTAAAAGCAACTGGACCTGTGGATTTCTATCTTTTCCAGGAAGTTGATATAAACGCAAGGAGAAGCTATCAAGATGATCAGATGAAACGGCTCAGAAAAGTATTACCAAATTACAGCGATGTTTTTGCCATAAATTACAAGGTTAAATTTGTACCGTTACCCCTGAACAAACCCATGGGGCATGTTCATTCCGGCCTATGTATATTTTCTTTTACAGATCCATTTGAGTCCTGCAGGATTTCTTTTGAGGGTAATTTTTCCTGGCCTCATGGGCTTTTTATGCCTGACCGCTGCTATATAGTAAACAAATACTATACAAGTGACGGCCATGAACTCATTATAATCAATACGCACAATTCGGCCTTTGATAACGGCAATTTGAGGACTGCTCAGCTGGAAGCATTAAGGACCAAAATGGTTGAAGAATATTCCAAAGGCAATTATGTAATAGCCGGAGGTGACTGGAATATGAATCCACCAGGATTTGATTCTGAAGTATTTCTTAACTACCCTGGATTCTGCGTAATGACAATCCCCGGAACAGAGTTTATGCCTCAGGGATGGACAATTGCCTATGACACAAATTGTCCAACAAACCGCAAATTGGATCAACCCTTTAAAAAAGAAGTAACACCCGGCACTATCATTGATTTCTTTGTGTTATCTCCGAATATAGAATTGCTTAACATTTATACGCAAGATCTTTCGTTTCATCATTCCGACCATCACCCTGTCATCCTGGATGCTGCTCTGAAAACAACCAAAGCTATGCATTAGTTCCTTATACTCCTAATGCATAGCTTTGGTTGAACAATAAACCTGTAAAAACGTTTATTCGAAAAAGCGCAAGCGAAACAAATATGTTGCTCAAAATACAAACACAACAATAATAAAATCAGCAACATGCGTGTTTCATCATATCATTAAAACAATTTTATCATGATGAAAGCAAATATGGGAACAACTGACAGGATTTTCAGATTGATTCTGGTGATTCTTGTTGCAATTCTTTATTTCACCAACGTAATTTCAGGAACCCTGGCCATCATTCTTGGAATAGTGGCTCTTGTATTCCTTATTACAAGTATTACCGGGTTTTGCGGACTTTATAAGGTTTTCGGAATATCAACCTGCTCTGTTAAAAAATCGCAAAAGTAAAGTAAGTCAGAAGAATTCATTTAAAAAGACTGGAAGCTATACCATCAGCATATAGCTTCCCTTCTTTTGTTAAGGCGAAAATGCCCTTATTCTCCACCAGGAGTTTATTATTTACATATTCACAAATTCTTTCGAGGAAATATCGTTCAAATTCTTTTCCGAAGACATTTCTTATATGTTCCGTATCGCATCCCCAGACTGTTCTGAGGGAGGTCATAACATATTCATTATACTTTTCATTATGGCTGAGAAATTCTTGTTCCTCAGTAAGGTTAGCCGGGTTCCCTTTTGAATTGATATAAGCAGAAACACTTTTAACATTCCATTGACGTGAATAGCCATTATAAGAATGGGCAGAAGGGCCAAAACCCGCATAGTGGCCTCCCAGCCAATATAGGCTGTTGTGTTTAGAATAAAACCCCTTTCTTGCAAAATTTGAAATCTCATAATGGATATAGTCATGTTCATCCAATAAATCAATGAGTATCCGAAAATGTTCAACAATTCTTTCCTCCGGTGGAGGTAAAACCTTTCCCGACTTAATCCAGTTAGCCAAAGGGGTTTTTTCCTCAACCGTAAGGGCGTAAGCAGAAATATGCGGGATTTTCATGTCTATTAGCCTGTAGAGGTTATTCCTCAAACTCTCCCCTGATGACAAAGGCAGTCCGTAAATCAGATCTGCCGAAATATTCTCATAACCGGCATCCTGAATACGCATAATAGCACCTACAGACTTTTCAGCACTATGTTTACGATTCAGGTATGCAAGTTCATTATCATCGAAGGATTGTACCCCAACGCTAATTCTGTTTATCTTTGTTTTTGAAAGCTCCTTAAGAAAATTTATGCTTATATCTTCAGGATTAACTTCAAGGGTTATTTCGGCATATTCCGGGATAGTGAAATGTTTTTCAAGCCATTGTATCAAATCATTGATATCGGAAGGCGGCATCAATGAAGGAGTTCCGCCACCGAAGTACAAACTCTCTACGGCTTCTATGCCAAGATAATCACTTCGAAATTTTATCTCTTCTTTCAATGCAGCGTTGAAACCGATATTCAGTTTTGCAGATGCAACAGAGAAAAAATTACAATAAGCGCATTTATGCCTGCAAAAAGGATAGTGAATATAGATTCCAGCCATGTATTCTCTTGATTTATAATCATTCCAAATTAAATGACCTTAATGAACCCGGATAATAATTATCCAAAATCCCCGTAAATTTACGGTTGATTTTTCTTAATTAGGTATAATGTAAAAATTGAGTAGCAGAGTATTTTGATATTATTCGAAAATAACCGAAAAAACAATAACAGATATGAAAAGAAGGGATTTCTTAAAAAAGGGAGCAGGAGCTTCCCTGGTAGCAGGCTCAACGATGATGTTCGGGCGTATTGGTGAAGCTTTAGGACAATCGGATAACGATACTGCTGAACTTTATGATCTTGTTGCCATTAAAGGAGAGGATCCTGTAAAAATGTTTGATGAAGGGATTAAGGCCCTGGGAGGAATGGAGCGTTATGTCAAACCCGGCCAGAAAGTTACGGTGAAACCCAATATCGGATGGGATGCAACTCCTGAAAGGGCTGCCAATACCAATCCTCAGTTGGTGAAACGAATCATTGAGCACTGTTTTCAGGCAGGAGCCAAAGAAGTTTATGTTTTTGACAACACCTGCAACAACTGGAATAAGTGTTACACAAACAGCGGTATTGAAGAAGCTGTAAAAAGTACGGGAGCTAAAATGGTTCCGGGGAATACTGAGAGTTACTACCGCTATGTTGATATCCCCCAGGGAAAGAGTCTTAAGAATGCAATGGAACATGAACTGATCCAGAATTCGGATGTGTTTATTAATGTTCCGGTTTTAAAACATCACAGTTCGGCAAAGCTTACCATCGCAATGAAAAATCTTATGGGTATCGTATGGGACAGGAGATACTGGCACACCAACGACCTGCATCAGTGCATTGCTGATTATGTTACGTTTCGCAAGCCCGACCTCAATATTGTGGATGCATACCGTGTGATGAAGCGTAATGGTCCACGAGGGGTATCGGAAGACGATGTGGTTCTTTTAAACTCGCAATTGATCTCTACAGATATAGTAGCTATTGATGCGGCTGCCACAAAACTGTTCGGAATGGAACCCATCGATATTCCATATATTCAGATCGCCCATGACATGGGACTAGGAAACATGAACCTTGATACCCTCAACATCAAAAGGATAAAAGTCTGATCTGATGTTTTACCGAGTCTTAAAATCCCTGAGGGTAATTATAGCATTGATCTTTCTAATCCTCACTTTTGTTGTTTTTCTGGATATAAGCAGTTCCTTATCTACATTATTTGTGGGATACGTTACCTACATTCAGTTTGTACCTTCCATGCTGGGTTTTATTGATTCAATAAGCCTGCTCTTTTCGGGTTTTATTCTTGTGTTGGTATTAACGATTTTATTTGGCAGGATTTACTGTTCTGTATTTTGCCCGTTGGGAATAATCCAGGATGTTGTTATTTACTTAAAGCGCAAGTTTACACGTAAAAAGCGTTTTGCTTATCTAAAGCCTCATAACCGGGTAAGGTATGGGATTTTAGTGATCACAGCAGGTGTGTTAATCACAGGATCCGCATTTCTACTAATTTTTCTTGATCCCTATAGTTTGTTTGGCAAAATCAATGTCACTGTTATTAAACCTATACTGGTTGGAATCAATAATTTAATTTCAAAACTATTATCATCCTGGTTTGATATTTACTCTGTATACCCTGTTGAATTGAGGTCAGTGAGTCTGAGCGCTTTAATCTTTTCGCTTTTATTTACTATTCTTCTTTTGTGGTTGACTTTGCGTTATGCTAGATTATACTGCAATCTGATTTGTCCGGTTGGGACATTACTGGGACTTCCTTCAAAAGTTTCTGTTTTCAGGATTAAACTTGACCAGGAATTGTGCACAAGTTGCGGAAGATGTTCGGCTGCGTGCAAGACAGGGTGTATAGATGTATTCAACCGTAAGGTAGATCATTCAAGATGTATTGTATGCTTCAACTGCCTGACTTCCTGTAACCAGAATGGAGTTCATTACGGTTTTTCCTTATCCCGAAAAAAGGAATTACCTGTTCAGGAAGCTGTAAATCCTGGCAGAAGAGGTTTTCTTGCGACAACATTGGGGTTAATGGCAACGCTTGCAGGATCCGAAAAATTATTTGCTCAACAACATCGACGACGGGGCAAAGGAAAAGGGCCTGTACCTGTTGAAAAGAATTATCCGGTTACTCCCCCCGGATCGTTAAGCATTGAACACTTTAACGATAATTGCACTGCCTGTTATCTCTGTGTAAGTGCATGCCCCACGCAGGTATTACAACCCGGATGGCTAACTTACGGACTAAAAGGCATATTGCAGCCGCACATGGACTACAGCACGAGTTTCTGTAATTTCGATTGTACCCGTTGCGGAGAAGCATGCCCAACCGGAGCAATTTTGCCTCTTAATCAGCAAGTTAAGCAACTGACACAAGTTGGAATAGTGAAGTTCATAAAGCAAAACTGTATTGTTTACACTGACAATACGGATTGTGGGGCTTGTTCGGAGCATTGCCCGACCAAGGCAGTTAACATGAAACCCTGGCGACAGGGATTACTGCTACCCTATGTTACACCGGAAATTTGCATAGGTTGCGGCGCCTGTGAATATGCATGTCCCACAACACCCAAATCAATTTATGTAGATGGAAATCCTGTCCATGTATTAGCTGAGAAACCAAAAATCGAGAAACTTGAAGTTGAATCAAGCGAAGATTTTCCTTTTTAATTACACACGTTTACGAAGTGATATTCTGAACGTTGTTCCCTTTTCAGATAAAGCAGATCGATTTATGTTGGATGACTTTACAAAGATCTTGCCTTTATGATAATTATGAATAATTCTTTTTGACAGAGAAAGGCCCAATCCCCACCCTCTTTTTTTGCTGGTATATCCTGGGTTAAAGATAGTTTTATGCAAGGATTTTGGAATTCCTCTGCCGGTATCGCTAATGTCAATATGAACGAATTTTTCATCCTGTAAAAAGTCGATACTAATTGTGCCACTTCCACTCATAGCATCTACGGCATTTTTGCAAAGGTTTTCGATAACCCATCCGAAGAGGTTGGAATTCAGGGGGACAATCATTTCATTATCAGGAGAAAGATTAATAGTAAAATGGACTTTTGAAGAAGTTCTGGACCGGATGTAATTTATGCTATCATAAATAACGCCAACGAGGTTTGTAGGTTCCAGTTTGGGAGTCGATCCGATTTTGGAAAATCTTTCCGTAACATTCTGCAGGCGTTCAATGTCTTTACGGATTTCATCGAGATTTTCATCTTTTACGCCTTTGATATCCAGCAATTCCATCCAGGCAATAACAGAAGAAAGCGGAGTACCAAGCTGATGCGCGGTTTCACGAGACATTCCCACCCAAACCTGGTTTTGTTCCGATCTTCTGGCAGTATCAAACATAAGATAGGCAAAGATCAGGAAGAGGCCGATGACTCCAAATTGCAGGTACGGATAATACCGCAGGCGGATCAGAAGAGGGGAGTCTTTATAAAAAATATACTTTACACCCTGTCCTGCAAGGCTGATTTCAATCGGGGGATTTTCCGCTTCCATACTAAGAATGGTAGACCTGAGAAAAGCAGTATCGAGGATCTGTTTAGGGTCAATATTACCATATTCAAGTACATTGGTTTTAGAACTATCGGTAATTATAACAGGAACTGAAGCGGCATTTCTTACGACCTCCGAGAAAAAAGACTCGATCAGGTCGTCGAGAACCTGTCTTAATTCAGTAAATATTTTGCTCTCCTTGAAATAAAGCTTGACATATTCATCACCATAGTAGTTTAAAAGTATTGGTTCATATTGCGAGAAATCTCTTTTAAGATCACCCTGAAGTTTAAAAATCCCATCAAAATTGATCTCATCAACATTTCTTGCATTGGTAATGCTATCATATTTATCGGTAAGAATTACCGGGATGGTAGTATTATAGGTTATGATTTTGAGATAAAAGTCGAGAAATTTAGAATCCTCAGCATATTTGATATTTGCAAATGCATCTGCCAGGATTTCAGCGCGTTTTCTTTCTTCGGTCTGTATCTGCTGGAAAAACTTTTCCGTATAGCTTACCAGATCAGCCTTTCGTTGAATTGCATTGGCCCAAATTTCTATGTTGATCCGTTCTTCACGGGAAATCTTATTGACCATAACATTGGTATACCAAAGAGAAGCCACCACGATAAATAGGGCTACCAAAAAAAGGATCAGTTTCCAGCGGCGTTTTTTGGTATAAATGTTCATGAAAAACGATTTATAAATTCCTAACGAACAAAATTCCTGTATATTCCACTTTTCAGTTAAAGATGTTATCGGGTCTGTATATGTAAGTATTATTGTTCAAACTTATGAATCTTCCCGCATCAACCATTCCTTTGCTTCAAGTATTTCCTTTTTCTTATCACTGGAAATTCCAGGATATTTTAGATTAAGTGACTGAAGGACAGAAATGATGATTCCACTGACACAGGCACGCATAAACCATTTATGATTGGCTGGAATTACATACCAGGGAGCATTTTCAGTAGAAGTATGCAGCAACATTTGCTCATAAGCATACATATATTCATCCCAGTGTTGTCTTTCCTGAAAATCGCTCAGGGAAATTTTCCAATGTTTGGAAGGTTCTTCAATACGACTTAAAAAGCGTTTTTTTTGTTCATCTTTACTGATATGCAGGAAGAATTTTATCACAGCCATCCCGTTTCCCGTAAGGTATTTTTCAAATGCGCATATATCTTCGAACCTGTTTTTCCAGAAGGAGTGATTGTTTTCAGGATCATAAGGCATTTTGGGTAGTTTCTGGCTGGCCAACACTTCAGGATGAACTCTTGCGACAAGAACCTCTTCGTAATATGAACGGTTAAAAATCCCAATCGTTCCTCTTTCCGGAAGAGCCTTATAGCACCGCCACATGTAGGTATGGTCGAGTTCTTCTTCCGATGGCTTTTTAAAGCTTTTGACCATACATCCCTGTGGATTGATCCCAGACATCACATGTTTTATGGTTCCATCCTTTCCTGCAGCATCCATAGCCTGGAAAATAATCAGCATAGAGTTCCTGTTATAGGCATAAAGGATTTCCTGAAGCTCAGAAAGCAATTTTGAATTGTCATTCAATAATTCATTAGCTTCTTTCTTTCCTTCGAAGAGATCTGTATATTCAGGATCAAAATCTGAAAGCGATTTGCTTTTATCATCCGGAAACATTAATTTCCTGCTTATTAATTCATAATCTGTCATAAGTGAAAATTTATACAATATAGAATTATGAAATATTGACTCATACAAGGTTAAGCATTTTTTTAACAAGAAATAATATCCTATTTGTATATTTATAAAGCAAATGTTTACTTTTGTCGAAGTTAACTCTCAAAAAATTATCTTAAATCCCCGAAAAAATGAAAAAGCAATTATTCATCCTGCTGATCGTAACGATCAGTTTCACAATGTTTTTTGCAGGATGTACCAATGAAAAAGTTATGAAAGCCAAACAGTATCCATTAGAAGATTTCTTTAAGAATCCTGAAAAGACTGCGTATCAGATTTCACCTGATGGCATGTATTACTCCTTTATGGCTCCGTACGAAGACAGACTAAACAT
The window above is part of the Bacteroidota bacterium genome. Proteins encoded here:
- the recJ gene encoding single-stranded-DNA-specific exonuclease RecJ gives rise to the protein MEKRWVIKQPGDERIVGELAQVLNIDPQLANLLVQRGIHNFKEAKDYFRPDLNDLHDPFLMKDMDKAVQRIRKAIDNNEKILVYGDYDVDGTTAVALIYTFFHSFYTNLDFYIPDRYAEGYGISYKGIDYAVENNFSLVIVLDCGIKAIDKIKYAKDRNLDFIICDHHRPGDEIPDAYAVLDPKRSDCSYPYKELSGCGVGFKLIQAYSIEYRLPKEKLDSFLDLVVVSIAADIVPITGENRILAYYGLKLINRKPRPGFEAILHCGGIDREEASTGPYLFNREITISDIVFLVGPRINAAGRIENANNSVELLITSNRKYAEQLADQINNLNIERKSLDLSATQEALEFIQNDEHLKNCKSTVVFNPNWHKGVIGIVASRLTEYYYRPTIVLTQSNGFITGSARSIKDFDIYDAVDYCSDLLEHFGGHKYAAGLSLRPEKLPAFKEKFEEYVKSHTHEEMLIPEIEIDTVIQLNEINTRFYKILKQLAPFGPGNMAPIFQTDGVRDTGNARKVGKNHLKLEVFHPDISVYPVPAIAFQQGHLLEKIHTEKSFSICYHLEENEWNGKKTLQLNIKDIKFPE
- a CDS encoding LysE family translocator: MDPVWEGVILGITLAIFFGFGPALFALIQTSIHRGLWPGFQLAFGIFLSDVALVGLCFLGAIQIINSQESLFGIVSGIVLIVFGIVTYSRKVQLSNTENNDNTSKPGALTYILKGFFLNIANPFVWIFWMGVVVGVTANYSGDVQSLVLFFTGTLMTVLITDMLKCFGSYKIKHYLTRGFVHWINRIAGIGLVIFGIYLILRTIIEL
- a CDS encoding DUF362 domain-containing protein produces the protein MKRRDFLKKGAGASLVAGSTMMFGRIGEALGQSDNDTAELYDLVAIKGEDPVKMFDEGIKALGGMERYVKPGQKVTVKPNIGWDATPERAANTNPQLVKRIIEHCFQAGAKEVYVFDNTCNNWNKCYTNSGIEEAVKSTGAKMVPGNTESYYRYVDIPQGKSLKNAMEHELIQNSDVFINVPVLKHHSSAKLTIAMKNLMGIVWDRRYWHTNDLHQCIADYVTFRKPDLNIVDAYRVMKRNGPRGVSEDDVVLLNSQLISTDIVAIDAAATKLFGMEPIDIPYIQIAHDMGLGNMNLDTLNIKRIKV
- a CDS encoding DUF308 domain-containing protein; this translates as MLKEFTKNWWLMTLNGVIALIFGIFAIILPNSTIMTIAKYFGLIVLIAGVILLIGGIMNQRKGKPSTLLFTEAVISIVIGLIIMIFTKQTLMLFVILIGIWAIILGILQLTLFFSIKDELTGKTGLLINGLITLVFGILIFFNPFTAVKAFTVIVGIVALFFGAVLIFYSMKIKSIKE
- the hemW gene encoding radical SAM family heme chaperone HemW, which gives rise to MAGIYIHYPFCRHKCAYCNFFSVASAKLNIGFNAALKEEIKFRSDYLGIEAVESLYFGGGTPSLMPPSDINDLIQWLEKHFTIPEYAEITLEVNPEDISINFLKELSKTKINRISVGVQSFDDNELAYLNRKHSAEKSVGAIMRIQDAGYENISADLIYGLPLSSGESLRNNLYRLIDMKIPHISAYALTVEEKTPLANWIKSGKVLPPPEERIVEHFRILIDLLDEHDYIHYEISNFARKGFYSKHNSLYWLGGHYAGFGPSAHSYNGYSRQWNVKSVSAYINSKGNPANLTEEQEFLSHNEKYNEYVMTSLRTVWGCDTEHIRNVFGKEFERYFLERICEYVNNKLLVENKGIFALTKEGKLYADGIASSLFK
- a CDS encoding GH3 auxin-responsive promoter family protein, which produces MAILGSIIKQAYTLSNIPIGKKHRFEGHAAQEKVLRKLLKKGEITAFGEKYKFHEILREPDIITAFRKRVPTHDYQSMFQQWWYRALNGEGFVTWPGRVKYFALTSGTSEASSKHIPVTGDMIRAIRRTSIRQLVSMVKYDFPLDFYEKGFLMIGGSTHLQYNGTYYEGDLSGISAGNLPFWFQHFYKPGKRISRERDWETKLEEIIKNAGDWDIGVIVGVPAWIQIILEKIIAHYKVNTIHDIWPNLSVYVHSGVAFEPYEKSFAKLFSKPVIYNESYLASEGYIAFQSNPYVRAMQLVLDNGLFYEFVPFTDDNFDEEGNMVEKPQTLTLKEIEEGKEYALLLSTCSGAWRYLIGDTVKFTSKSRHEIVITGRTKHFLSICGEHLSQDNMNRAISMLQEDFNIEIREWTVTGIRHDSMFAHKWYLGTDDKIDPDQVRLKIDEYLKILNDDYRVERIAAIKDVFVEILPVAVFSKWMKTHGKEGGANKFPRVLKKRQIEEWEEFIKENKH
- a CDS encoding DUF2892 domain-containing protein, with product MKANMGTTDRIFRLILVILVAILYFTNVISGTLAIILGIVALVFLITSITGFCGLYKVFGISTCSVKKSQK